A part of Propioniciclava coleopterorum genomic DNA contains:
- a CDS encoding NAD(P)-dependent oxidoreductase: MTQHTSSSTPRVGFLGPGLMGAPMVSHIAAAGFPTAVWARRPEAATALTGENLSPAATPREAAHGADVIIAMLPDLPDLEALLEGPDGLWAGVAAPTVLVVCSTVSPAAVQAFAARAASDTGGLVRVVDAPVSGGVAKASDGTLSILVGGSDADVAAARAVLEACGTPMHLGPLGAGEVAKACNQLIVGAEVAALSEASLLARDAGIDLAQLFDALSGGLAASRVLDQKRDKLTNAEYSASGPAKFMAKDLRFAAEAGAKTDTPTPLTAFLRTLYDGLNAAGLGDADIAVMQRYIDEHH, from the coding sequence GTGACGCAGCACACCTCCTCGTCCACGCCGCGCGTGGGGTTCCTGGGACCGGGGCTGATGGGCGCACCGATGGTGTCGCACATCGCCGCGGCCGGGTTCCCCACCGCGGTGTGGGCGCGGCGGCCCGAGGCCGCCACCGCCCTGACGGGCGAGAACCTGTCCCCCGCGGCCACCCCGCGGGAAGCGGCGCACGGCGCCGACGTCATCATCGCGATGCTGCCCGACCTGCCCGACCTGGAGGCGCTGCTCGAAGGCCCCGACGGGCTGTGGGCCGGCGTCGCCGCCCCCACCGTGCTGGTGGTGTGCTCGACGGTCTCCCCCGCCGCCGTGCAGGCGTTCGCCGCGCGGGCCGCCTCCGACACCGGCGGCCTGGTGCGCGTCGTGGACGCGCCGGTCAGCGGCGGCGTCGCCAAGGCGTCGGACGGCACCCTGTCGATCCTCGTCGGCGGCTCGGACGCCGACGTCGCGGCCGCGCGTGCTGTGCTCGAGGCCTGCGGGACGCCGATGCACCTGGGCCCCCTGGGCGCCGGCGAAGTCGCCAAGGCCTGCAACCAGCTCATCGTCGGCGCAGAGGTGGCGGCGCTGTCCGAGGCGTCCCTGCTGGCCCGCGACGCGGGCATCGACCTGGCCCAGTTGTTCGACGCGCTGTCGGGCGGCCTGGCCGCCTCGCGCGTGCTGGACCAGAAGCGGGACAAGCTGACGAACGCCGAGTACTCGGCGTCCGGCCCGGCTAAGTTCATGGCCAAGGACCTCCGCTTCGCCGCGGAGGCCGGGGCGAAGACCGACACGCCGACCCCCCTCACCGCGTTCCTCCGGACGCTCTACGACGGGCTCAACGCCGCCGGCCTGGGCGACGCCGACATCGCGGTGATGCAGCGCTACATCGACGAACACCACTAG
- a CDS encoding TRAP transporter large permease, with translation MNAPLVVGLILILGMFVLMSLGVSVSVSIGLPSAVALVVLVGADKGVITAAQKIYGGIDSFPLLAIPFFVLAGTIMNKGGIAQRLIDLARTLTGRMPGSLAQTNIIANALFGSISGSALAGASAVGSIMAPAQRKEGYDMRFAAAANVASAPSGMLIPPSNTTIVYGLVSQASIGALFLAGYIPGILWALTCAVIVWWYTRKNPALRGARWATPKEALLSTWRAIPSLGLIVVVIGGIVGGIFTPTEGAAIAVLYAATLSFLYRTIGVKDLPKILLDATRTSSVVIFLIALSTIMSYVMTYSRIPKLLGQWLVSVTDSKVIFLLIMMVMLLIIGIPLDATPAVLIFTPIFLPIAEQYYGIHPVHFGMMMIFNMCIAVISPPSAPVLFVGARVAGQKVETVIRPLMPFFIGLIIMLLVIQFVPELSLWLPRQAGLIR, from the coding sequence ATGAACGCACCACTCGTCGTGGGGTTGATCCTCATCCTCGGCATGTTCGTGCTGATGTCGCTGGGCGTCTCCGTCTCGGTGTCCATCGGCCTCCCCTCCGCCGTCGCCCTGGTGGTGCTGGTCGGCGCGGACAAGGGCGTCATCACGGCGGCCCAGAAGATCTACGGCGGCATCGACTCGTTCCCGCTGCTCGCGATCCCGTTCTTCGTCCTGGCGGGAACGATCATGAACAAGGGCGGCATCGCCCAACGTCTGATCGATCTGGCCCGCACGCTCACCGGCCGGATGCCCGGCTCCCTGGCGCAGACCAACATCATCGCCAACGCCCTGTTCGGCTCCATCTCCGGGTCGGCGCTCGCCGGCGCCTCGGCCGTCGGCTCGATCATGGCCCCGGCGCAGCGCAAGGAGGGCTACGACATGCGGTTCGCCGCGGCGGCCAACGTCGCCTCCGCGCCGTCCGGCATGCTGATCCCGCCGTCCAACACGACGATCGTGTACGGCTTGGTCTCCCAGGCCTCGATCGGCGCGCTGTTCCTGGCCGGCTACATTCCCGGCATCCTGTGGGCGCTGACCTGCGCGGTCATCGTCTGGTGGTACACCCGCAAGAACCCCGCGCTGCGCGGGGCGCGTTGGGCCACGCCAAAGGAGGCGCTGCTCTCCACCTGGCGCGCGATCCCCAGCCTCGGCCTGATCGTCGTCGTCATCGGCGGCATCGTGGGCGGCATCTTCACCCCGACCGAGGGCGCGGCCATCGCGGTGCTCTACGCGGCGACCCTGTCGTTCCTCTACCGCACGATCGGCGTCAAGGACCTGCCCAAGATCCTGCTGGACGCGACCCGCACGTCCTCGGTCGTGATCTTCCTGATCGCGCTGAGCACGATCATGAGCTACGTCATGACCTACTCCCGCATCCCCAAGTTGCTGGGGCAGTGGCTCGTGTCGGTCACCGACTCCAAGGTCATCTTCCTGCTCATCATGATGGTGATGCTCCTGATCATCGGCATCCCGCTGGACGCCACGCCCGCGGTGCTGATCTTCACGCCGATCTTCCTGCCGATCGCCGAGCAGTACTACGGCATCCACCCGGTGCACTTCGGCATGATGATGATCTTCAACATGTGCATCGCGGTGATCTCGCCGCCATCAGCACCAGTGTTGTTCGTCGGAGCAAGAGTCGCGGGCCAGAAGGTCGAGACGGTCATCCGCCCGCTCATGCCCTTCTTCATCGGCCTGATCATCATGCTGCTGGTCATCCAGTTCGTCCCCGAGTTGTCGCTCTGGCTGCCACGCCAGGCCGGCCTGATCAGGTAG
- a CDS encoding TRAP transporter small permease, with translation MLNAIEAFKRGLDVFLRWFCIILFVVLVLLVTWQVFVRQVLPLSGQEWTEVLARIVFIWQGLIGAAYVIGEKDDVAIDFLVSKLPGGGVKAMQILAHSIVAFFAIWVMCIGGGRLAANTMDDVVQLLPVSQGVIYMALPIAGGLIALYSVIHIIQTIYKPAPTVVDPNEMDLTDLTEESI, from the coding sequence ATGCTCAACGCCATCGAAGCGTTCAAGCGCGGGCTGGACGTCTTCCTGCGCTGGTTCTGCATCATCCTCTTCGTCGTGCTCGTCCTGCTGGTGACCTGGCAGGTCTTCGTCCGGCAGGTGCTGCCGCTCTCCGGCCAGGAGTGGACCGAAGTGCTCGCGCGCATCGTGTTCATCTGGCAGGGCCTCATCGGTGCGGCCTACGTCATCGGCGAGAAGGACGATGTCGCCATCGACTTCCTCGTCAGCAAGCTGCCCGGCGGCGGCGTGAAGGCCATGCAGATCCTGGCCCACTCCATCGTCGCCTTCTTCGCCATCTGGGTGATGTGCATCGGCGGCGGCCGGCTGGCCGCCAACACGATGGACGACGTCGTCCAGCTGCTGCCCGTCTCCCAGGGCGTCATCTACATGGCGCTGCCGATCGCGGGCGGCCTGATCGCCCTCTACTCGGTGATCCACATCATCCAGACCATCTACAAGCCGGCGCCGACCGTGGTCGACCCCAACGAGATGGACCTGACCGACCTGACGGAGGAGTCGATCTGA
- a CDS encoding C-terminal binding protein, which yields MRIVITDCDHDAFEQERAVVAASGDELVIANSLTPGELIASAEGADALVVQYASITGEILDALPNVKVVSRYGVGVDSVDIPAATERGIAVCNVPDYGTEAVSDHAIALAMNAAREVTRLDRGLRAGVVDFPGVRPMHLVGERVFGIVGLGLIGSATARKAAGLGFQVICHDILAGDADEFRGYPHVSLDELLRRSQVVSIHTPLTELTHHLIDADALASMRPDAILVNTARGPIVDTAALGEALRAGTIRGAALDVTETEPLPADDPLLELPQLTVTPHMAWYSEESYGELKRRTVENAADLIAGRVPRNIINPEVLGAPGRNRNLDPGASA from the coding sequence ATGCGGATCGTCATCACCGACTGCGACCACGACGCGTTCGAGCAAGAGCGTGCCGTCGTGGCTGCGTCCGGCGACGAACTCGTCATCGCGAACTCCCTGACGCCCGGCGAGCTCATCGCCAGCGCCGAGGGCGCCGACGCGCTGGTGGTGCAGTACGCGTCGATCACCGGCGAGATCCTGGACGCCCTCCCGAACGTGAAGGTCGTCTCGCGCTACGGCGTGGGCGTCGACTCGGTCGACATCCCCGCGGCCACCGAGCGCGGGATCGCCGTCTGCAACGTCCCCGACTACGGCACCGAGGCGGTCTCCGACCACGCCATCGCGCTGGCGATGAACGCCGCCCGGGAGGTCACCCGCCTCGACCGCGGCCTGCGCGCCGGTGTGGTGGACTTCCCCGGCGTCCGCCCCATGCACCTGGTCGGCGAACGGGTCTTCGGCATCGTCGGGCTGGGCCTGATCGGCTCCGCCACCGCACGCAAGGCCGCCGGCCTCGGCTTCCAGGTGATCTGCCACGACATCCTCGCCGGGGACGCCGACGAGTTCCGCGGCTACCCCCACGTCAGCCTCGACGAACTGCTGCGCCGCAGCCAGGTGGTCTCCATCCACACGCCGCTCACCGAGCTGACCCACCACCTCATCGACGCGGACGCGCTGGCGTCCATGCGCCCCGACGCCATCCTGGTCAACACCGCCCGCGGCCCCATCGTGGACACCGCGGCGTTGGGCGAGGCCCTGCGTGCCGGTACCATCCGCGGCGCGGCGCTCGACGTCACCGAGACCGAGCCGCTGCCGGCGGACGACCCGCTCCTGGAGCTGCCGCAGCTCACGGTGACCCCGCACATGGCGTGGTACTCCGAGGAGAGCTACGGCGAGCTGAAGCGCCGCACCGTCGAGAACGCCGCCGACCTGATCGCCGGCCGCGTCCCCCGCAACATCATCAACCCCGAGGTCCTCGGTGCGCCCGGTCGCAACCGGAACCTCGACCCGGGGGCGAGCGCCTGA
- a CDS encoding RNA methyltransferase: MNEPVPPAASLVDPDAVPEDPTAASVGVGPHPRPWPDDPRLDPELLAEGDRRNVLDRYRYWSVEAIVADLDASRARLHVAIQNWEHDFNIGSVVRTANAFNVAGVHILGRRRWNRRGAMVTDRYLHVFHHPTAADFAAWLVEHRVTAVGVDNLPGSVPLEGVELPRDCCLVFGSEGPGLTDEVVALCSSLVAITQYGSTRSLNAGAAAAIAMYQWSLQHRARPPLTTRGA; this comes from the coding sequence ATGAACGAGCCAGTCCCGCCCGCCGCGTCCCTCGTCGACCCGGACGCCGTCCCGGAGGATCCCACCGCGGCGTCCGTCGGCGTCGGGCCGCACCCGCGCCCCTGGCCCGACGACCCGCGGCTCGACCCGGAGCTGCTGGCCGAGGGGGACCGGCGCAACGTGCTGGACCGGTACCGCTACTGGTCGGTCGAGGCGATCGTCGCCGACCTGGACGCGTCCCGCGCGCGGCTGCACGTGGCGATCCAGAACTGGGAGCACGACTTCAACATCGGCTCGGTGGTGCGCACCGCCAACGCCTTCAACGTCGCGGGCGTCCACATCCTCGGACGCCGGCGCTGGAACCGCCGCGGCGCGATGGTGACCGACCGGTACCTGCACGTCTTCCACCACCCGACCGCGGCCGACTTCGCCGCCTGGCTCGTCGAGCACCGGGTCACGGCCGTCGGCGTGGACAATCTGCCCGGCTCGGTGCCGCTCGAGGGCGTCGAACTGCCGCGCGACTGCTGCCTGGTCTTCGGCTCCGAGGGGCCCGGACTGACCGACGAGGTGGTGGCGCTGTGCTCCTCGCTGGTGGCCATCACCCAGTACGGCTCGACCCGCTCGCTGAACGCGGGGGCCGCCGCGGCGATCGCCATGTACCAGTGGTCGCTGCAGCACCGCGCCCGACCCCCGCTCACGACCCGGGGAGCATGA
- a CDS encoding MFS transporter, with product MPPVSAPPPGWTPGEPAHRRITFALFLAGLATFALVYCTQPLLPLLADAFGVSPATSTLALSVTTISMGAALLVFGPLSDALGRLTLMRVTLLVAALIAVASAFAPTWGLLLLLRGALGFAVAGLPAVATAYLREEIHGDWATAATGLYIGGTAIGGMSGRLLTGLLAEAFGWQAALAGIAAMALAIAVALGVLLPPARRFVPTPLNRVELADNARRMLLDRGLLTLYALGFCAMGAFVAAFNGLSFRLVAPPFDLGVGVASLVFVTYLIGSFSSPWAGRLAARFGSRTVVPVALAIFAAGVALTLVDHLTAVVGGVGLITFGFFAAHGTTSGWVTARAASRGRGTGMAGSLYLAFYYTGSSVCGALAGQAWSMGRWPAVAALTGGLVLVAIALAVSMRRVPVVPARPYDQPQP from the coding sequence ATGCCGCCCGTCTCCGCCCCGCCGCCGGGGTGGACGCCGGGCGAACCGGCCCACCGCCGCATCACGTTCGCGCTGTTCCTGGCGGGGCTGGCCACCTTCGCGCTGGTCTACTGCACCCAGCCCCTGCTGCCGCTGCTCGCGGACGCCTTCGGGGTCTCGCCGGCTACCTCGACCCTGGCGCTGTCGGTGACGACGATCTCGATGGGCGCCGCGCTGCTGGTCTTCGGTCCGCTGTCGGACGCGCTGGGCCGCCTCACGCTGATGCGCGTCACCCTGCTGGTCGCGGCGCTGATCGCCGTCGCGTCCGCCTTCGCCCCGACCTGGGGGCTGCTGCTGCTCCTGCGCGGCGCGCTGGGGTTCGCGGTCGCGGGGCTGCCCGCGGTGGCGACGGCGTACCTCCGCGAGGAGATCCACGGCGACTGGGCGACCGCGGCGACGGGGCTCTACATCGGGGGCACCGCCATCGGCGGCATGTCCGGACGCCTCCTCACCGGGCTGCTGGCCGAGGCCTTCGGCTGGCAGGCGGCGCTGGCCGGGATCGCCGCGATGGCGCTGGCGATCGCGGTCGCGCTGGGCGTGCTGCTGCCGCCGGCGCGCCGCTTCGTCCCGACGCCGCTCAACCGCGTCGAACTCGCCGACAACGCCCGGCGCATGCTGCTGGACCGCGGCCTGCTGACGCTGTACGCCCTGGGCTTCTGCGCCATGGGCGCCTTCGTCGCGGCGTTCAACGGACTCTCGTTCCGTCTCGTCGCGCCGCCCTTCGACCTGGGCGTCGGCGTCGCCAGCCTCGTGTTCGTCACCTACCTGATCGGGTCGTTCAGCTCGCCGTGGGCGGGCCGGCTCGCCGCCCGGTTCGGTTCGCGGACGGTGGTGCCGGTCGCCCTGGCGATCTTCGCGGCGGGGGTCGCCCTCACGCTGGTCGACCACCTCACCGCCGTGGTCGGCGGCGTCGGCCTCATCACGTTCGGCTTCTTCGCCGCGCACGGCACCACCAGCGGGTGGGTCACCGCGCGGGCGGCCAGTCGCGGTCGCGGCACCGGGATGGCGGGGTCGCTCTATCTGGCCTTCTACTACACCGGCTCCTCGGTCTGCGGCGCGCTCGCGGGCCAGGCCTGGTCGATGGGTCGCTGGCCGGCCGTCGCCGCGCTCACCGGCGGCCTCGTGCTGGTCGCGATCGCGCTGGCCGTGTCGATGCGCCGCGTGCCCGTCGTGCCGGCGCGGCCCTACGACCAGCCCCAGCCCTGA
- the kduI gene encoding 5-dehydro-4-deoxy-D-glucuronate isomerase, translating to MDTEELRERFLVEDLFSDGEVHLLYSHQDRVILGGAVPTDGPLTLPVPAELRAQNFCDRRELGIVNVGQDAVVTVDGTEYAIKNKGCLYVGRGAGEITFAAPGRFYLYSAPAHASYPTTLVQPGEGDKRELGEQATSNKRTLNRYIHPDGIRSCQISMGVTELAEGSMWNTMPAHTHDRRMEAYLYFDVADDARVVHLMGEPEETRHLIVANEQAIISPSWSIHSGVGTRAYSFVWAMAGENQDFDDMDHRTITQLR from the coding sequence ATGGACACCGAGGAGCTGCGCGAGCGCTTCCTGGTGGAGGACCTGTTCAGCGACGGTGAGGTGCACCTGCTCTACAGCCACCAGGACCGCGTGATCCTGGGTGGCGCCGTCCCGACCGACGGCCCGCTGACCCTGCCGGTCCCGGCCGAGCTGCGCGCGCAGAACTTCTGCGACCGCCGCGAGCTGGGCATCGTGAACGTGGGGCAGGACGCCGTCGTGACCGTCGACGGCACCGAGTACGCCATCAAGAACAAGGGCTGCCTGTACGTGGGCCGCGGCGCCGGCGAGATCACCTTCGCCGCCCCGGGCCGCTTCTACCTGTACTCGGCGCCCGCGCACGCGTCCTACCCGACGACCCTCGTGCAGCCCGGCGAGGGCGACAAGCGCGAGCTCGGCGAGCAGGCGACGTCGAACAAGCGGACCCTCAACCGCTACATCCACCCGGACGGCATCCGGTCGTGCCAGATCTCGATGGGCGTCACCGAGCTGGCCGAGGGCAGCATGTGGAACACCATGCCCGCCCACACGCACGACCGCCGCATGGAGGCCTACCTCTACTTCGACGTGGCCGACGACGCGCGGGTGGTGCACCTGATGGGCGAGCCCGAGGAGACCCGCCACCTGATCGTCGCGAACGAGCAGGCGATCATCTCCCCGAGCTGGTCGATCCACTCCGGCGTCGGCACGCGGGCCTACTCGTTCGTCTGGGCGATGGCCGGCGAGAACCAGGACTTCGACGACATGGACCACCGCACCATCACCCAGCTGCGCTGA
- a CDS encoding FadR/GntR family transcriptional regulator: protein MPAPVAYQHVLEVLGLAIASDEVGASSIILIEEVEARFAVSRSVAREALRILESLGMVAMKRRVGCIVQPRAGWSVTDPRVIHWRISGPHRVQELDQLMQLRAGVEPIAARLAAGSARTVGLVLLEHAEEMRSLASQERGHTAEFLAADVAFHKALLTGSGNDHFAAMGEVVAAVLTERNRLGLLEPKPDPRAVQMHVRIATAILEGRIELAEASARGLVDVVAAEVLMAGGLEVVAGG, encoded by the coding sequence ATGCCCGCACCCGTGGCCTACCAGCATGTGCTGGAGGTGCTCGGCCTCGCGATCGCATCCGACGAAGTGGGGGCGTCCTCGATCATCCTCATCGAGGAGGTCGAGGCCCGCTTCGCGGTGTCCCGCAGCGTGGCCCGCGAAGCCCTGCGCATCCTCGAGTCGCTGGGGATGGTTGCCATGAAGCGCCGGGTGGGTTGCATCGTGCAGCCGCGCGCCGGGTGGAGCGTCACCGACCCGCGGGTGATCCACTGGCGGATCTCGGGCCCCCACCGGGTGCAGGAACTGGACCAGTTGATGCAGCTGCGGGCCGGCGTCGAACCCATCGCCGCGCGCCTGGCCGCCGGGTCGGCCCGCACCGTCGGGCTCGTGCTGCTCGAGCACGCCGAGGAGATGCGGTCGCTGGCGTCCCAGGAGCGGGGGCACACCGCGGAGTTCCTGGCCGCGGACGTCGCCTTCCACAAGGCGCTGCTGACGGGGTCGGGCAACGACCACTTCGCCGCGATGGGGGAGGTGGTGGCGGCCGTCCTGACCGAGCGCAACCGCCTGGGACTGCTCGAGCCGAAGCCGGACCCGCGCGCCGTGCAGATGCACGTGCGGATCGCCACCGCCATCCTCGAGGGCCGGATCGAGTTGGCCGAGGCGAGCGCGCGCGGCCTGGTCGACGTGGTGGCCGCCGAGGTGCTGATGGCCGGCGGCCTGGAGGTCGTGGCCGGGGGCTGA
- a CDS encoding TRAP transporter substrate-binding protein produces MQAKKIAAAVVAGITALALSACGSPAGGGGTGGGEKTTFRLAFNQTEAHPQFKAAEELGKKLEQATDGRYTIEVFANETLGSQNEVVQQVSDGTVDMMYIGGPVMESFNQDFIVFNLPYVFDSPEAQAKVFADEAVMGDLKKSIEGSKKITVLGALHAGVRNVYNAKKPVTSPADLAGMKIRVQQSDSQVKMIQDMGGVASPMGQGDVYSALQTGVLDGAENNETVFNALKHDEVAKYYSYTRHLMIPDYLLMSTEVLNKMDEKDRTALLELIPETIDAANKGFMEFVEESKAASEKTGAKFNDDVDTSAFKAATESLVKASINNPVRQKLYDAVQKANG; encoded by the coding sequence ATGCAAGCCAAGAAGATCGCCGCGGCCGTCGTCGCGGGAATCACCGCGCTGGCTCTGTCCGCTTGTGGTAGCCCCGCTGGGGGAGGCGGCACCGGAGGTGGCGAGAAGACGACCTTCCGCCTCGCGTTCAACCAGACCGAGGCCCACCCGCAGTTCAAGGCCGCCGAGGAGCTCGGCAAGAAGCTCGAGCAGGCCACCGACGGCCGCTACACCATCGAGGTCTTCGCCAACGAGACCCTCGGTTCCCAGAACGAGGTCGTGCAGCAGGTGTCCGATGGCACCGTCGACATGATGTACATCGGTGGCCCGGTCATGGAGTCCTTCAACCAGGACTTCATCGTGTTCAACCTGCCCTACGTGTTCGACTCCCCCGAGGCGCAGGCCAAGGTCTTCGCCGACGAGGCCGTCATGGGCGACCTCAAGAAGTCGATCGAGGGCAGCAAGAAGATCACGGTCCTGGGTGCGCTGCACGCCGGCGTCCGCAACGTCTACAACGCCAAGAAGCCGGTCACGTCCCCGGCCGACCTGGCCGGCATGAAGATCCGCGTCCAGCAGTCCGACTCCCAGGTCAAGATGATCCAGGACATGGGCGGCGTGGCCTCCCCGATGGGCCAGGGCGACGTCTACAGCGCGCTGCAGACCGGCGTCCTCGACGGCGCGGAGAACAACGAGACCGTCTTCAACGCGCTGAAGCACGATGAGGTCGCGAAGTACTACTCCTACACCCGTCACCTCATGATCCCGGACTACCTGCTCATGAGCACCGAGGTGCTGAACAAGATGGACGAGAAGGACCGCACGGCCCTGCTCGAGCTGATCCCCGAGACCATCGACGCCGCCAACAAGGGCTTCATGGAGTTCGTCGAGGAGTCGAAGGCCGCCTCGGAGAAGACCGGCGCGAAGTTCAACGACGACGTCGACACGTCCGCCTTCAAGGCCGCGACCGAGTCGCTGGTCAAGGCCTCGATCAACAACCCGGTCCGCCAGAAGCTGTACGACGCGGTCCAGAAGGCCAACGGCTAA
- the fbaA gene encoding class II fructose-bisphosphate aldolase codes for MPIATPEVYAEMIDRAKSKGFAYPAINVTSSQTLNAALKGFADANSDGIIQFSTGGAEYASGQAVKNMVTGAVALAEFAHVVAEQYPVNIAIHTDHCPKDKLDTYVRPLLEVSAERVKAGKNPLFQSHMWDGSAVPLDENLAIAEELLAKTSANHQILEIEVGVVGGEEDGVAHEINEKLYSTIEDGLATAAALGLGEKGRYITALTFGNVHGVYKPGAVKLRPAVLKEIQDAVAAKYGRERPFDLVFHGGSGSSPEEIAEAVANGVIKMNVDTDTQYAFTRPVAGWMMSNYDGVLKIDGEVGNKKKYDPRAWGKEAEAGMAARIVEACQDLGSVGTHV; via the coding sequence ATGCCGATCGCAACGCCCGAGGTGTACGCCGAGATGATCGATCGGGCGAAGTCGAAGGGCTTCGCCTACCCGGCGATCAACGTCACGTCGTCCCAGACCCTGAACGCGGCCCTGAAGGGCTTCGCCGACGCCAACAGCGATGGCATCATCCAGTTCTCGACCGGCGGCGCGGAGTACGCGTCCGGCCAGGCCGTCAAGAACATGGTGACCGGCGCCGTCGCGCTGGCCGAGTTCGCCCACGTCGTCGCCGAGCAGTACCCGGTGAACATCGCGATCCACACCGACCACTGCCCCAAGGACAAGCTGGACACCTACGTGCGCCCGCTGCTCGAGGTCTCCGCCGAGCGCGTCAAGGCCGGCAAGAACCCGCTGTTCCAGTCCCACATGTGGGACGGCTCGGCCGTGCCGCTGGACGAGAACCTCGCCATCGCCGAGGAGCTGCTCGCCAAGACGTCGGCCAACCACCAGATCCTCGAGATCGAGGTCGGCGTGGTCGGCGGCGAGGAGGACGGCGTCGCCCACGAGATCAACGAGAAGCTGTACTCGACCATCGAGGACGGCCTGGCCACCGCCGCGGCGCTCGGCCTGGGCGAGAAGGGTCGCTACATCACGGCGCTGACCTTCGGCAACGTGCACGGCGTCTACAAGCCCGGCGCGGTGAAGCTGCGCCCGGCCGTCCTGAAGGAGATCCAGGACGCGGTCGCGGCCAAGTACGGTCGTGAGCGCCCGTTCGACCTGGTGTTCCACGGCGGCTCCGGCTCCAGCCCCGAGGAGATCGCCGAGGCGGTCGCCAACGGCGTCATCAAGATGAACGTCGACACCGACACCCAGTACGCGTTCACGCGTCCGGTCGCCGGCTGGATGATGAGCAACTACGACGGCGTCCTCAAGATCGACGGCGAGGTCGGCAACAAGAAGAAGTACGACCCGCGCGCCTGGGGCAAGGAGGCCGAGGCCGGCATGGCGGCCCGCATCGTCGAGGCCTGCCAGGACCTGGGCTCGGTCGGCACGCACGTCTGA
- a CDS encoding L-idonate 5-dehydrogenase gives MKQFMISGAEDASVQEVPTPEPGADQVRIRVQYVGICGSDLHYYFHGANGAFVVREPLAPGHELSAVVDLDPSGELAPGTPVTVHPATFGPDVAGMENMRHLRPGGSYLGSASTWPHTQGALAETLLVGRDMLRVLPEGLSLQRAALAEPLAVALHACTMAGDLTGKKVAVSGAGPIGLLTAFAAKARGAASVSASDVLDGPLERAAKVGADEVFKAGEDGLPAGAFDVAFECSSAPASIATCLASLKPRGVLAQVGMLPAKPIALDLSALVSREITWVGCFRFDNEIDEAIELLASHPEVDAVVTHVVSAEDAVGAFAVAKDSQASGKVLVQVWGADEQ, from the coding sequence ATGAAGCAGTTCATGATCTCCGGTGCCGAGGACGCCTCCGTCCAGGAGGTCCCCACGCCGGAGCCCGGCGCGGACCAGGTGCGGATCCGCGTCCAGTACGTCGGCATCTGCGGCTCGGACCTGCACTACTACTTCCACGGTGCCAACGGCGCGTTCGTGGTCCGGGAGCCGCTGGCGCCCGGCCACGAGCTGTCCGCGGTCGTGGACCTGGATCCGAGCGGCGAACTGGCGCCCGGCACCCCGGTGACGGTGCACCCAGCGACCTTCGGTCCGGACGTGGCGGGCATGGAGAACATGCGCCACCTGCGTCCGGGCGGCTCCTACCTGGGCAGCGCGTCCACCTGGCCGCACACCCAGGGGGCGCTCGCCGAGACCCTGCTGGTGGGGCGCGACATGCTCCGCGTCCTGCCCGAGGGGCTGTCGCTGCAGCGCGCCGCGCTGGCCGAGCCGCTGGCGGTCGCGCTGCACGCGTGCACCATGGCCGGCGACCTGACCGGGAAGAAGGTGGCCGTCTCCGGCGCCGGGCCGATCGGGCTGCTGACCGCGTTCGCGGCCAAGGCGCGCGGAGCGGCGTCGGTGTCGGCGTCCGACGTCCTGGACGGCCCGCTCGAGCGGGCCGCGAAGGTGGGCGCCGACGAGGTGTTCAAGGCCGGCGAGGACGGCCTGCCCGCGGGGGCGTTCGACGTGGCGTTCGAGTGCAGCTCGGCGCCGGCGTCCATCGCCACCTGCCTGGCGAGCCTCAAGCCGCGCGGCGTGCTCGCCCAGGTGGGCATGCTGCCCGCCAAGCCCATCGCGCTGGACCTCAGCGCGCTGGTCTCGCGGGAGATCACCTGGGTCGGCTGCTTCCGGTTCGACAACGAGATCGACGAGGCGATCGAGCTGCTCGCCTCGCATCCCGAGGTGGACGCCGTGGTGACCCACGTCGTGTCCGCCGAGGACGCCGTCGGCGCCTTCGCGGTCGCGAAGGACTCCCAGGCGTCCGGCAAGGTGCTCGTCCAGGTGTGGGGAGCCGACGAGCAGTGA